A stretch of the Thiohalospira halophila DSM 15071 genome encodes the following:
- a CDS encoding glycerate kinase type-2 family protein, with translation MTPDAELVSLFRTALMAVGGRAATAAELTTRALPTGPPRLIAIGKAAPVMLSGALDHLYHAGIPPVDCLTITAHGHAPEGLPGRVIGAGHPLPDEGSLEAGRAVLEALAADEAEPWFLLSGGGSALFEVPAPGLALSDLRRANDWLLGSGVDIVAMNRVRRGLSAVKGGRLARYLRGRPARQLLISDVPEAEPAAIASGPLYPEPAGGPWPPGLPEWLQHALGRAPPAPQADDPLFAGLRSRVIADNRRAREALAAAARRRGWPVTVAGGLAGEAGEVGARLGRWLRDEAPPGLHILGGETTVTLPENPGRGGRNSHLALAAARELDGISDVALLAAGTDGRDGNSVAAGARIDGATAAALRRAGYAPGEVLAAADSGTAFAAIGRAVVTGPTGTNVADLVLARKGSLTAGPGRG, from the coding sequence GTGACCCCGGATGCCGAACTCGTCTCCCTCTTCCGCACTGCCCTGATGGCGGTGGGAGGCCGCGCCGCGACGGCGGCGGAGCTGACCACCCGGGCGCTACCGACGGGGCCCCCACGGCTCATCGCCATCGGCAAGGCGGCCCCGGTGATGTTGAGCGGGGCCCTGGACCACCTCTATCACGCGGGCATCCCGCCGGTGGACTGCCTCACCATTACCGCCCATGGTCACGCCCCGGAGGGCCTTCCGGGCCGGGTCATCGGGGCCGGCCACCCGCTCCCCGACGAGGGCAGTCTCGAGGCCGGCCGGGCCGTACTGGAGGCCCTCGCCGCCGATGAGGCCGAGCCCTGGTTCCTCCTCAGCGGCGGCGGCTCGGCCCTGTTCGAGGTGCCGGCCCCGGGACTCGCCCTGAGCGACCTTCGGCGGGCCAATGACTGGCTGCTGGGATCGGGGGTGGACATCGTCGCCATGAACCGCGTCCGGCGGGGGCTCTCGGCCGTGAAGGGGGGCCGACTGGCCCGTTACCTGCGGGGGCGGCCGGCGCGGCAACTGCTCATCAGCGACGTCCCCGAGGCGGAGCCGGCGGCCATCGCCTCGGGGCCGCTCTATCCGGAACCGGCCGGCGGTCCGTGGCCGCCGGGGCTGCCGGAATGGCTACAGCACGCCCTGGGGCGGGCACCGCCGGCCCCGCAGGCGGACGATCCCCTCTTCGCCGGGCTGCGCTCCCGGGTGATCGCCGACAACCGGCGGGCCCGGGAGGCGTTAGCCGCGGCGGCCCGCCGTCGGGGCTGGCCGGTGACCGTCGCCGGCGGGCTGGCCGGTGAGGCGGGAGAGGTGGGGGCGCGGCTGGGCCGCTGGCTGCGGGACGAGGCGCCACCGGGGCTCCACATCCTGGGCGGCGAGACCACCGTGACCCTGCCGGAGAACCCCGGTCGCGGCGGCCGGAACAGCCATCTCGCCCTGGCGGCGGCCCGGGAGCTGGACGGCATCTCCGATGTCGCCCTGCTGGCGGCGGGGACCGACGGTCGGGACGGCAACTCCGTCGCCGCCGGCGCCCGGATCGATGGCGCCACCGCGGCGGCCCTGCGCCGGGCCGGTTACGCGCCGGGCGAGGTGCTGGCCGCTGCGGACAGTGGCACCGCCTTCGCCGCCATCGGCCGGGCGGTGGTGACCGGCCCCACGGGGACCAACGTCGCCGATCTGGTTCTGGCGCGGAAGGGGTCCCTGACGGCGGGGCCGGGAAGGGGGTAG
- a CDS encoding phospholipase D-like domain-containing protein yields the protein MTQILQTLLGLLVLAATLAAARHALFFKRQPRSAQAWLLFILLLPPIGALFYYLLGVNRVRTRARRLKGAEPVEAVSQPPPADLRYGQLECLGRALSGQPLVSGNRVTVLHDGEAAFPAMLAAIEEARETIWLSSYIFDPDRVGEAFVEALARAVDRGVRVRVLVDGVGELYALPRRVTPRLRAAGVPAARFLPPRWLPPVSWMNLRNHRKVLTVDDRVAFTGGMNISVRHCTGDAARHRATDVHFRLEGPVAAQLAEVVAEDWQFVTGEESPPPEPSEPVGEADCRVLVDGPNEDLDRLKLLLVGAVATAKRRVAIMTPYFLPPRELIAALQAAALRGLEVDLLLPAQNNLPYVHWATRNMLWEVLQWGVRVHYQPPPFAHGKLFLVDGEYAVVGSANLDPRSLRLNFELVVETWDRETVSGLQAHFDGLLAQSRSVDLAEVDGRPWYERLRDASAWVFSPYL from the coding sequence GTGACACAGATCCTGCAGACGCTCCTCGGACTGCTGGTGCTGGCGGCGACCCTGGCCGCGGCCCGCCATGCCCTCTTCTTCAAGCGCCAGCCGCGATCGGCCCAGGCGTGGCTGCTCTTCATCCTGCTTCTACCCCCCATCGGGGCGCTGTTCTACTACCTTCTGGGGGTCAACCGGGTACGTACCCGTGCTCGTCGACTCAAGGGGGCTGAACCGGTGGAGGCGGTATCACAACCGCCACCGGCGGACCTGCGGTACGGGCAACTGGAGTGTCTGGGCCGGGCGCTCTCGGGGCAGCCCCTGGTGTCGGGAAACCGGGTGACGGTCCTCCACGACGGCGAGGCCGCCTTCCCGGCCATGCTCGCCGCCATCGAAGAGGCGCGGGAGACCATCTGGCTCTCCAGCTACATCTTCGACCCCGACCGGGTGGGGGAGGCCTTCGTGGAGGCGCTGGCGCGGGCCGTGGACCGCGGTGTCCGGGTTCGGGTGCTGGTGGACGGGGTGGGCGAGCTCTACGCGCTGCCGCGCAGGGTTACGCCGCGGCTGCGGGCGGCCGGTGTCCCGGCGGCTCGCTTCCTGCCGCCCCGCTGGTTGCCGCCGGTCTCCTGGATGAATCTGCGCAACCACCGCAAGGTCCTCACCGTGGACGACCGCGTGGCCTTTACCGGGGGCATGAATATCTCGGTCCGCCACTGTACCGGCGATGCGGCACGCCATCGGGCGACGGATGTCCATTTCCGCCTGGAGGGTCCGGTGGCCGCCCAGCTGGCCGAGGTGGTGGCCGAGGACTGGCAGTTCGTCACCGGCGAGGAGTCGCCGCCACCGGAACCGTCCGAGCCGGTGGGGGAGGCGGACTGCCGGGTGCTGGTGGACGGCCCCAACGAGGACCTGGATCGGCTCAAGCTCCTGCTGGTGGGGGCGGTGGCCACCGCCAAGCGCCGGGTGGCCATCATGACCCCCTACTTCCTGCCGCCGCGGGAGCTCATCGCCGCCCTCCAGGCGGCGGCCCTGCGCGGCCTGGAGGTGGACCTGCTGCTGCCGGCGCAGAACAATCTTCCCTACGTCCACTGGGCCACGCGCAACATGCTCTGGGAGGTCCTGCAGTGGGGTGTCCGGGTCCACTACCAGCCGCCGCCCTTCGCCCACGGCAAGCTCTTCCTGGTGGACGGGGAGTACGCCGTCGTCGGCTCCGCCAACCTGGATCCCCGCAGCCTGCGGCTGAACTTCGAGCTGGTGGTGGAGACCTGGGATCGGGAGACCGTCTCCGGGCTCCAGGCGCACTTCGACGGCCTCCTGGCACAGAGTCGGTCCGTGGACCTGGCGGAAGTCGATGGCCGCCCGTGGTACGAGCGGCTGCGGGACGCCTCCGCCTGGGTCTTCTCCCCCTATCTCTGA
- a CDS encoding VTT domain-containing protein gives MEAADRLIHPGENVWLEADVDRCGWAIDGAAYYRAVRETALAAEQTLYILGWDVDSRLELIRGGPAADGLPTALGPFLDAVLQRRPGLHIYLLSWDFALIYAFEREWLPYYRWRWRRHPRLHFRLDDAHPLGGSQHQKVVVADDRVAMAGGFDLSHWRWDTPEHRADDPRRRDPHGHPYPPFHDAAMVVAGEAAARLGEMARQRWLDATGEVPRTPQREPSTLAWPESIPPTTGPARVAIARTLPAWGQRRPVREVAALYRDSIAAARATIYIENQYFTSTAITRALAKRLAEPDGPTVILVLPLRTGGWLEQHTMDVLRDRQLEALAAADHHGRLRVLYPDAPGLANTPISVHAKITIIDDRLARIGSANTSNRSLGLDSECDLALPGRDEETSAAVAGLRHRLLAEHLGTTVDTVAAAEREQGGTLPALEALNTGERCLRPLPFPGARDTLDPDAELIDPDGPLDPAQLASNVAPLAPSRLLRHLDRRLQATLAVVLMVLAAYLLGGERPWLAAALNPAPGADELAILTLGLAAAGLVGLPIWAVTAILVVAAGPLAGGGIAWLITQVAAAAGFEGGRRLGRRRIHRLLGHRVTAIARRLGRHGAATVAALRLVPTAPFALVNPAAGAGGISRPAYLVGTALGTVPGIAATVLVTDSLRTALLEPGVVSLGLLAGVMAAVAGLRLTLHHRVGKG, from the coding sequence GTGGAAGCCGCCGACCGCCTCATCCATCCCGGGGAAAACGTCTGGCTGGAGGCCGACGTGGACCGCTGCGGCTGGGCCATCGACGGGGCCGCCTATTACCGCGCCGTCCGCGAAACGGCGCTGGCCGCGGAACAGACCCTCTACATCCTGGGCTGGGACGTGGACAGCCGCCTGGAGCTCATCCGCGGGGGGCCGGCGGCCGATGGCCTGCCGACCGCGCTGGGCCCCTTTCTGGATGCCGTGCTCCAGCGACGGCCGGGGCTGCACATCTACCTGCTGAGCTGGGACTTCGCCCTCATCTACGCCTTCGAGCGGGAGTGGCTGCCCTACTACCGCTGGCGCTGGCGCCGCCACCCCCGGCTCCACTTCCGCCTGGACGATGCCCACCCCCTGGGCGGCTCCCAGCACCAGAAGGTGGTCGTCGCGGACGACCGGGTCGCCATGGCCGGCGGCTTCGACCTCTCCCACTGGCGCTGGGACACCCCCGAGCACCGCGCCGACGACCCCCGTCGCCGGGACCCCCACGGCCATCCCTATCCCCCCTTCCACGACGCCGCCATGGTCGTGGCCGGCGAGGCGGCGGCGCGGCTGGGCGAGATGGCCCGACAGCGCTGGCTGGACGCCACCGGCGAGGTACCCCGGACCCCGCAGCGGGAGCCTTCCACCCTCGCCTGGCCGGAGTCGATACCACCGACCACCGGGCCGGCCCGGGTGGCCATCGCCCGCACCCTCCCGGCCTGGGGGCAACGCCGGCCCGTGCGCGAGGTGGCCGCCCTCTACCGCGACTCCATCGCCGCCGCCCGGGCGACCATCTACATCGAGAACCAGTACTTCACCTCCACCGCCATCACCCGCGCCCTGGCCAAGCGGCTGGCCGAACCGGACGGCCCCACGGTGATCCTGGTCCTGCCCCTGCGTACCGGCGGCTGGCTGGAGCAGCACACCATGGACGTCCTGCGCGACCGGCAGCTGGAGGCCCTGGCCGCCGCCGACCACCACGGCCGCCTGCGGGTCCTCTATCCCGACGCCCCCGGGCTGGCGAACACGCCCATCAGCGTCCATGCCAAGATCACCATCATCGATGACCGGCTGGCGCGCATCGGCTCGGCCAATACCTCCAACCGCTCCCTGGGGCTGGATTCCGAGTGCGATCTCGCCCTTCCGGGCCGGGATGAGGAGACCAGCGCCGCCGTCGCCGGCCTGCGCCATCGACTGCTGGCCGAGCACCTGGGGACCACCGTGGACACGGTGGCCGCCGCCGAACGGGAGCAGGGCGGAACCCTGCCGGCCCTGGAGGCGCTGAACACCGGCGAACGCTGCCTGCGCCCGCTGCCCTTCCCGGGAGCCCGGGACACCCTGGACCCGGATGCCGAACTCATCGATCCCGACGGCCCCCTGGATCCGGCCCAGCTGGCCAGTAATGTCGCTCCGCTGGCGCCGAGCCGGCTCCTGCGCCACCTCGACCGCCGACTGCAGGCCACCCTGGCCGTGGTCCTGATGGTCCTCGCCGCCTACCTCCTGGGGGGAGAGCGCCCCTGGCTTGCCGCGGCGCTGAACCCGGCACCGGGAGCGGATGAACTGGCCATCCTCACGCTGGGACTGGCGGCGGCCGGCCTGGTGGGACTGCCGATCTGGGCGGTCACCGCGATCCTGGTGGTCGCCGCCGGCCCCCTGGCCGGCGGCGGAATCGCCTGGCTGATTACCCAGGTGGCCGCGGCGGCGGGGTTCGAGGGGGGTCGACGCCTGGGACGGCGCCGGATCCATCGACTCCTGGGCCACCGGGTGACCGCCATCGCCCGCCGCCTGGGCCGCCACGGCGCGGCCACCGTGGCCGCCCTGCGCCTGGTCCCCACGGCCCCCTTCGCCCTGGTCAATCCGGCGGCCGGGGCCGGCGGGATCAGCCGCCCCGCCTACCTCGTCGGCACGGCCCTGGGCACCGTGCCCGGTATCGCTGCCACGGTCCTGGTCACCGATAGCCTGCGCACGGCGCTGCTGGAACCGGGAGTCGTCTCGCTGGGCCTCCTCGCCGGCGTCATGGCCGCCGTGGCCGGGCTGCGCCTGACCCTGCACCACCGCGTCGGGAAGGGGTGA
- a CDS encoding endonuclease/exonuclease/phosphatase family protein, with protein sequence MEVRIASWNIHGALGGDGRHDPARTAAVIDELAAEVIALQEVDGVLLGEVAAATGLTPIAGPTGWRRRPGYGNALLTSARLVRHALVDLSQPGREPRGAVDADLLCHGRPVRVLATHLGLRPGERRRQTRALLTRLAATGPSPTLLLGDLNEWFLWGRPLRWLRRHFGATPTPATFPARWPLLALDRIWVEPRAALRALWRHDSPLARRASDHQPLLARVELP encoded by the coding sequence ATGGAGGTCCGGATTGCCTCCTGGAACATCCATGGCGCCCTCGGCGGCGATGGCCGGCACGACCCGGCCCGGACCGCCGCGGTGATCGACGAACTGGCGGCGGAGGTCATTGCCCTCCAGGAGGTGGACGGCGTCCTGCTGGGAGAGGTGGCCGCCGCCACCGGCCTGACACCGATAGCCGGCCCCACTGGCTGGCGTCGGCGGCCGGGCTACGGCAATGCCCTGCTGACCTCGGCGCGACTGGTCCGCCACGCCCTGGTGGACCTCAGTCAGCCGGGCCGGGAACCACGCGGGGCGGTGGATGCCGACCTGCTCTGCCACGGCCGGCCGGTGCGCGTCCTGGCCACCCACCTGGGCCTGCGCCCCGGCGAGCGGCGCCGCCAGACCCGCGCGCTGCTGACGCGGCTGGCCGCCACCGGGCCGTCACCGACGCTGCTCCTGGGGGATCTCAACGAGTGGTTCCTGTGGGGCCGGCCCCTGCGCTGGCTCCGGCGCCACTTCGGCGCCACGCCCACACCGGCGACCTTCCCGGCCCGCTGGCCCCTGCTGGCCCTGGACCGGATCTGGGTGGAGCCGCGCGCGGCCCTGCGGGCGCTCTGGCGCCACGACTCCCCCCTGGCGCGCCGCGCCTCGGATCACCAGCCGCTACTGGCGCGGGTGGAACTGCCCTAG
- a CDS encoding EAL domain-containing protein, with the protein MKQLLLSLLLAALLVPGVVAAQEEGAAAPVTIGVLAKRGPEAARELWQPTVDYLDNRFPDRAVHLEPLGFDDLWDVVERGQVDFVITNPYLYVEFEQRFGATRLLTVEHDWGETRLARFGGVLFTREETDIRELEDLRGARVMAVDRKSLGGWLMVRRLLEEHGIQPRDFANLDWTGNHDAVVDAVLEGGAEVGVVRSDTLERMATEGAVELERLRILRPPEYQPVPGFPLIHSTRLYPEWPLARLPGTDEGLARDVTLSLLAMEPEGWTTWAGRAPSWAVPVDYQPVRELMQELRMGPWKPVPVALWDLLQRHWKVVSALAALFLFMTVAAIYFQHLHRRLGQNHEALQHAHDTLEARVAERTRDLSEEVERHRETADQLRLSEEVIENLREGLIITRPDGTIIRTNHAFTEITGYGPEEAVGNNPSMLQSGQQSRSFYQSMWATIQAEGRWQGEVWNRRKDGTVYPEWLSISNIRDEAGEVRYYVGIFFDITDRKEAEERLRYLSYYDGLTGLANRELFHEHSNHALEVAERENEQVALMFIDLDRFKGINEGLGHALGDALLQEAARRMGEELAPGDTLARLSGDEFAVLLEGVEDTDDVAAAASRVLRPLEHPFQLGDQEIYATGSLGIAVYPYDGRDLTTLLRNAESAMYQAKNEGGNGFRFYASEMNEMAAERIALEAELRRSVDKGEGFSLHYQPKVIAADGRIVGNEALLRWQGDDGRTVSPAQFVPVLEETGLIGVVGEQILAEACRQTRLWRDEGHRDLTVAVNLAAPQFRHANVVQEIERVLDRSGLPPGGLELEITESMLMTDIFRVRQTLHALQELGVSVALDDFGTGYSSLAYLRDFPINTLKIDRSFVQDLERGGGAVTRTILSLADNLDVQSVAEGVETEEQLDYMRRYGCDLIQGFLFARPADAGNISELLQRPRLEPISNGTHP; encoded by the coding sequence TTGAAGCAGCTCCTGCTCTCCCTGCTCCTGGCGGCCCTCCTCGTTCCGGGGGTGGTTGCCGCGCAGGAAGAGGGGGCCGCTGCGCCGGTAACCATCGGCGTACTGGCCAAGCGTGGCCCGGAGGCGGCCCGTGAACTCTGGCAGCCCACCGTCGACTACCTGGATAACCGCTTTCCCGACCGCGCCGTCCACCTGGAGCCGCTGGGTTTCGATGATCTCTGGGACGTGGTCGAGCGGGGGCAGGTGGACTTCGTCATCACCAATCCCTACCTCTACGTGGAGTTCGAGCAGCGTTTCGGGGCCACGCGGCTTCTGACCGTGGAGCACGACTGGGGCGAGACTCGCCTCGCCCGCTTCGGCGGCGTCCTCTTTACCCGGGAGGAGACCGATATCCGCGAGCTGGAGGACCTGCGAGGTGCCCGGGTGATGGCGGTGGACCGCAAATCCCTGGGCGGCTGGCTCATGGTCCGCCGCCTGCTGGAGGAACACGGCATCCAACCCCGGGACTTCGCGAACCTGGACTGGACCGGCAACCACGACGCCGTGGTCGACGCGGTCCTGGAGGGCGGGGCCGAAGTCGGCGTCGTTCGCAGTGACACCCTCGAACGGATGGCGACCGAGGGGGCCGTGGAGCTGGAGCGGCTGCGCATCCTACGGCCGCCGGAATACCAGCCGGTTCCCGGTTTCCCCCTCATCCACAGTACCCGCCTCTATCCGGAATGGCCCCTGGCGCGCCTCCCCGGGACCGATGAGGGGCTCGCCCGGGATGTCACGCTGAGCCTGCTGGCCATGGAGCCGGAGGGCTGGACGACCTGGGCGGGCCGTGCGCCCTCCTGGGCGGTACCGGTGGATTACCAGCCCGTCCGCGAGCTCATGCAGGAACTCCGGATGGGTCCCTGGAAGCCGGTGCCCGTCGCCCTCTGGGACCTCCTGCAGCGCCACTGGAAGGTCGTCTCCGCCCTGGCCGCGCTCTTCCTCTTCATGACCGTGGCCGCCATCTACTTCCAGCACCTCCACCGCCGGCTGGGGCAGAACCACGAGGCGCTGCAGCATGCCCACGATACGCTGGAGGCGCGGGTGGCGGAGCGGACGCGCGATCTCTCCGAGGAGGTGGAGCGCCACCGGGAGACCGCCGACCAGCTCCGGCTCTCCGAGGAGGTCATCGAGAACCTCCGCGAGGGCCTGATCATCACCCGCCCGGACGGGACCATCATCCGGACCAACCATGCCTTCACGGAGATCACCGGTTACGGTCCCGAGGAGGCGGTGGGCAACAACCCCTCCATGCTCCAGTCGGGGCAGCAGAGCCGCTCCTTCTACCAGTCCATGTGGGCGACCATCCAGGCCGAGGGGCGCTGGCAGGGCGAGGTCTGGAACCGGCGCAAGGACGGAACCGTCTACCCCGAATGGCTCTCCATCTCCAATATCCGGGACGAGGCGGGGGAGGTGCGCTACTACGTCGGCATCTTCTTCGACATCACCGATCGCAAGGAGGCCGAGGAGCGGCTGCGCTATCTCTCGTACTACGACGGCCTCACCGGCCTGGCCAATCGGGAGCTGTTCCACGAGCACAGCAACCACGCCCTGGAGGTGGCCGAGCGGGAGAACGAGCAGGTTGCCCTGATGTTCATCGACCTGGACCGCTTCAAGGGCATCAACGAGGGGCTGGGCCACGCCCTGGGGGATGCCCTGCTCCAGGAGGCGGCCCGGCGCATGGGGGAGGAGCTGGCCCCCGGGGACACCCTGGCGCGCCTCTCCGGGGACGAGTTCGCCGTCCTGCTGGAGGGCGTGGAGGACACCGACGACGTGGCGGCGGCGGCCAGCCGGGTGCTGCGCCCCCTGGAGCACCCCTTCCAGCTCGGGGACCAGGAGATCTACGCCACCGGCTCCCTGGGGATTGCCGTCTACCCGTACGACGGTCGGGACCTGACCACGCTCCTGCGCAACGCCGAATCGGCGATGTACCAGGCGAAGAACGAGGGGGGGAACGGCTTCCGCTTCTACGCCTCGGAGATGAACGAGATGGCGGCCGAGCGCATCGCCCTGGAGGCGGAGCTGCGCCGCTCGGTGGACAAGGGGGAGGGCTTCTCGCTCCACTATCAGCCCAAGGTGATCGCCGCCGATGGTCGCATTGTCGGCAACGAGGCGCTGTTGCGCTGGCAGGGCGATGACGGGCGAACCGTCTCGCCGGCGCAGTTCGTGCCGGTGCTGGAGGAGACCGGCCTCATCGGCGTGGTGGGCGAGCAGATCCTCGCCGAGGCCTGCCGCCAGACCCGACTCTGGCGTGACGAGGGGCACCGGGATCTCACGGTCGCCGTGAACCTGGCGGCCCCCCAGTTCCGGCATGCCAACGTGGTTCAGGAGATCGAACGTGTCCTGGACCGCAGTGGCCTGCCGCCCGGTGGGCTGGAGCTGGAGATCACCGAGAGCATGCTGATGACCGACATCTTCCGGGTCCGCCAGACCCTGCACGCCCTCCAGGAACTGGGCGTCTCGGTGGCCCTGGACGACTTCGGGACCGGCTACTCCTCACTGGCCTATCTGCGCGACTTCCCCATCAACACGCTCAAGATCGACCGCTCCTTCGTCCAGGACCTGGAGCGGGGTGGCGGCGCCGTGACGCGGACCATCCTCAGCCTTGCGGACAACCTCGACGTCCAGTCGGTCGCCGAGGGCGTGGAGACGGAAGAGCAGCTCGACTACATGCGCCGCTACGGCTGCGATCTCATCCAGGGCTTCCTCTTCGCGCGCCCGGCCGATGCCGGGAACATCAGTGAACTCCTCCAGCGGCCCCGCCTGGAGCCCATCAGCAACGGTACCCATCCCTGA